A window from Bacteroidetes Order II. bacterium encodes these proteins:
- a CDS encoding 4-phosphoerythronate dehydrogenase, with amino-acid sequence MKIVADENIPLLNQFFGDWGELKRLPGKAITPEVVREADVLLVRSVTPINPSLLQGSRVQFVATATAGTDHVDVAWLKKQGIGFAHAPGSNAESVVEYVLAGLLHLAVRHNTVLRGKTVGVVGVGEIGRRLIPRLEALGCTVLQNDPIRARHEFGPWTALKDLLQQSDVVTFHVPLTKNGPFPTYKLIHKNNLQWLKKGGWIVQTSRGGVIDEAALADGLDCGLVGAAILDVWENEPNFNLDLAARGHLVTPHIAGYSYDGKLKGSEMIYHAFCNFFGYDKQSEIIRQETPPLFTLDIPAEAFTEIVYLQNLSQAMYDIPSDDTRFRALIPLPPDTRAMAFHTLRKNYPTRYRFGRYALTSPVPLLWSRAIGEGLCLDTYN; translated from the coding sequence ATGAAAATCGTTGCAGACGAAAATATCCCGCTTTTAAACCAATTCTTCGGAGATTGGGGTGAACTAAAGCGCTTGCCGGGCAAAGCGATCACCCCCGAAGTGGTTCGCGAGGCCGATGTACTCTTGGTACGAAGTGTCACCCCGATAAATCCGTCGCTCCTACAAGGAAGCCGGGTACAATTTGTGGCTACGGCAACCGCCGGAACCGATCATGTGGATGTGGCGTGGTTAAAAAAGCAGGGAATTGGCTTTGCCCACGCACCGGGTTCCAATGCTGAATCGGTGGTGGAGTATGTGTTGGCGGGGCTTTTGCACCTTGCGGTTCGGCATAACACGGTACTTAGGGGAAAAACGGTGGGGGTGGTGGGGGTGGGCGAAATCGGTCGTCGGCTGATTCCGCGCTTGGAGGCCCTTGGATGCACGGTCTTGCAAAACGATCCGATACGCGCGCGCCACGAATTCGGCCCTTGGACAGCCCTAAAGGACTTGCTCCAGCAATCGGATGTGGTGACGTTTCATGTACCTCTCACGAAGAATGGGCCGTTCCCAACTTATAAACTTATCCATAAAAATAACTTACAATGGCTCAAGAAAGGGGGATGGATTGTCCAGACTTCCCGTGGCGGCGTAATAGACGAAGCAGCATTGGCCGACGGTTTGGATTGCGGATTGGTGGGGGCGGCCATTCTGGATGTCTGGGAAAACGAACCAAATTTTAACCTCGACTTGGCGGCGAGAGGTCACCTTGTAACGCCCCACATTGCTGGATATTCTTATGATGGCAAATTAAAAGGCTCCGAGATGATCTATCATGCTTTTTGTAACTTTTTCGGGTATGATAAACAATCAGAAATCATCCGGCAAGAAACGCCTCCATTGTTTACACTTGATATACCAGCAGAAGCATTTACGGAGATTGTTTATTTACAAAATCTTTCTCAAGCCATGTACGATATTCCGTCTGATGATACGCGGTTTCGTGCGTTGATACCATTACCACCTGATACACGGGCTATGGCCTTTCACACATTACGCAAAAACTACCCAACTCGTTATCGTTTTGGCCGTTATGCCCTGACAAGCCCAGTTCCATTGCTATGGAGCCGTG
- a CDS encoding glycosyltransferase family 4 protein has protein sequence MPASRPHLLIHDYPGHAFPIDLSRALAKRGYPVTHVYTSAVESPRGTLVSDTPGLRVINLGEGEPPVQKKKLFRRRFQEAAYGDAVTQLCDNLRPDLIFSANTPLEAQRKILAWANQHQIPFVFWLQDIISIAAKSILAQKLGPIGSIVGWYYGRLEAAMLRRSQHVVVIAEDFQDIIADWGVRDENMTVIPNWAPIDHIPVLPRHNPFSEKWNMHERFVVLYSGTLGLKHNPMLIADAATRLKNESDIVFLVVSEGVSVDILHHAKADRQLDNLVLLPFQPFEAFPQVLATADVMLTLLEPDAGIFSVPSKVWSAFAAARPSILVVPEVNLAAKITTRHQTGLVLGNADADNLATAILDMRNHPERRQVMGQNARAYADAHFHIPQIADQFEGLIQRFI, from the coding sequence ATGCCTGCTTCCCGTCCACATCTCCTGATTCACGATTATCCTGGCCACGCTTTCCCCATAGACCTGAGCCGTGCATTGGCCAAACGCGGGTATCCTGTAACCCATGTTTATACATCGGCAGTAGAAAGCCCTCGCGGAACATTGGTAAGCGATACACCTGGATTACGGGTGATCAATTTAGGGGAGGGAGAGCCACCCGTCCAGAAAAAAAAATTATTCAGAAGACGTTTTCAAGAAGCGGCTTATGGTGATGCCGTAACCCAATTATGCGACAACCTTCGTCCAGACCTGATCTTCTCGGCCAATACGCCTTTGGAGGCCCAGCGTAAAATCCTTGCTTGGGCAAACCAACACCAAATTCCTTTTGTCTTCTGGCTCCAAGACATCATCAGCATCGCCGCCAAAAGCATTCTGGCCCAAAAATTAGGCCCTATCGGCTCGATTGTTGGATGGTATTATGGACGTTTGGAGGCGGCCATGCTGCGTCGTTCACAACATGTGGTGGTGATTGCAGAGGATTTTCAGGACATCATTGCAGACTGGGGCGTGCGAGATGAAAACATGACCGTCATCCCGAATTGGGCACCCATAGACCATATTCCGGTATTGCCGCGGCACAACCCTTTTTCAGAAAAATGGAACATGCACGAACGGTTTGTCGTGCTGTATTCGGGCACACTGGGGCTAAAACACAATCCGATGCTCATCGCCGATGCCGCCACCCGCTTAAAAAACGAGTCCGACATTGTGTTTCTGGTTGTCTCCGAGGGCGTAAGTGTGGATATTCTGCACCATGCAAAGGCAGACAGGCAGTTGGATAATTTGGTACTTTTGCCATTTCAACCGTTCGAGGCATTTCCCCAAGTACTGGCAACAGCCGATGTCATGCTGACGCTTTTGGAACCAGATGCCGGCATTTTTAGTGTTCCCTCTAAGGTTTGGTCGGCCTTTGCAGCTGCACGCCCATCCATTTTGGTTGTGCCCGAAGTAAATTTGGCGGCCAAAATTACCACCCGCCATCAAACAGGTCTTGTACTGGGAAATGCCGATGCAGACAATCTGGCAACGGCCATTTTAGACATGCGAAACCATCCGGAACGCCGCCAGGTGATGGGTCAAAATGCCCGTGCATATGCCGATGCCCACTTCCATATCCCCCAAATTGCCGACCAGTTTGAGGGATTAATCCAACGGTTCATTTGA
- the mnmA gene encoding tRNA 2-thiouridine(34) synthase MnmA: MSKNGRVLVAMSGGVDSSVAAAYLRDQGYEVVGITMKTWDYASSGLTTAPKKEVGCCTIGSMNDARGVAIKMGFTHFVVDIREEFGDWVINRFTGDYMAGRTPNPCVLCNTHIKWTALLRRADDLDCDFIATGHYANVRKDQKTGRWILYKGLDQNKDQSYALWGLPQEQLARSIFPLGQFTKPAIREMAREYGLIRVADKKDSYEICFIPDNDYRGFLKRRNPEAVAAIGKGLFKRSDGQVVGAHEGYPFYTIGQRRGLNIALGEPVYVTRIEPETNTVFIGPKEELLQKALVAREVNFVKYANLYEEHAVTAKIRYKDEGAPATVWQTDDDELRVVFSESRSAITPGQSLVLYEDADVVAGAWIRQAHP; encoded by the coding sequence ATGAGTAAAAATGGAAGGGTTTTGGTGGCCATGAGTGGGGGCGTGGACTCCTCGGTGGCAGCGGCCTATTTGCGCGATCAAGGCTACGAAGTAGTGGGGATCACCATGAAAACGTGGGATTATGCCTCCAGCGGCCTGACAACAGCCCCAAAAAAAGAAGTGGGCTGCTGCACCATCGGCTCCATGAACGACGCACGGGGCGTGGCCATCAAAATGGGTTTTACACACTTTGTGGTGGACATCCGTGAGGAATTTGGAGATTGGGTGATCAACCGTTTTACGGGAGATTATATGGCAGGACGCACACCCAACCCATGTGTTTTGTGCAATACCCACATCAAATGGACGGCCTTGTTACGCCGTGCAGACGATTTGGATTGCGACTTTATTGCCACCGGACATTATGCGAATGTGCGAAAAGACCAAAAAACCGGACGATGGATTCTATATAAAGGATTAGACCAAAACAAGGATCAGTCTTATGCCCTTTGGGGGTTACCACAGGAGCAGTTGGCACGTTCGATCTTCCCACTGGGCCAATTCACCAAGCCTGCCATCCGCGAAATGGCACGGGAGTATGGCCTAATTCGGGTGGCAGACAAAAAAGACTCGTATGAAATTTGTTTTATTCCCGACAATGACTACCGTGGTTTTTTGAAACGGCGCAATCCAGAAGCGGTTGCAGCAATTGGCAAAGGGCTTTTTAAGCGATCGGATGGCCAAGTGGTGGGCGCACATGAAGGGTATCCGTTTTACACGATCGGGCAACGGCGGGGCCTTAATATTGCCCTTGGCGAACCCGTTTACGTCACACGCATTGAGCCAGAGACAAATACTGTTTTTATTGGCCCGAAGGAAGAATTATTGCAAAAAGCACTCGTGGCCCGCGAAGTGAACTTTGTGAAATATGCCAACCTCTACGAAGAACACGCCGTAACCGCAAAAATCCGCTACAAAGATGAGGGCGCTCCAGCGACTGTTTGGCAAACCGACGACGATGAACTGCGGGTGGTCTTCTCGGAAAGCCGCTCGGCCATCACGCCGGGACAGTCGTTAGTCCTCTATGAAGACGCCGATGTGGTAGCGGGCGCGTGGATCCGACAAGCCCACCCCTAA
- a CDS encoding DUF3298 and DUF4163 domain-containing protein translates to MRSFFWLPLFLACIGSACTPAESPDSAVKPSIAASLPENIHFSGDIDGRLPIAMKLRRVGQTLSGTYQYLRKGQDLQLQGDIQGSGMRLSEFDASGKQTGTFSGEIRKDEVIGTWTGNGRSLPFKLRLAQKTAPTRLAPTSAVEMNAPLVTKQEEVRKGRGYTAKMAYPQLSGMKNTVAQSRANLTLKAVIKPLVDEFVRDSEQNPPDERSGVQVYEMEISYSDIWVTPQLLSVQYGVYVYSGGAHGNHFSKTLTINLQTGNPVHLDELLKPGFLKPLSHLVREELRKDARLAENPNDEWFINGTAPTADNYQNVVLKSNGLLVQFDPYEIAAFAQGDFEVLIPYSAFRDWIKVGGLLEKQR, encoded by the coding sequence ATGCGCTCTTTTTTCTGGCTTCCTCTGTTTCTGGCATGTATTGGGTCTGCCTGTACACCAGCCGAAAGCCCCGACTCTGCTGTTAAGCCCTCCATTGCGGCGTCTTTACCGGAAAACATCCATTTCTCTGGGGATATTGATGGCCGCCTGCCCATCGCCATGAAACTCCGTCGGGTGGGACAAACTTTAAGCGGAACCTACCAGTACCTCCGAAAAGGGCAGGATTTGCAGTTGCAGGGAGACATTCAGGGTTCTGGTATGCGCCTCTCGGAGTTTGACGCCTCTGGGAAACAAACCGGAACTTTTTCGGGCGAAATCCGGAAGGATGAAGTGATTGGAACATGGACAGGCAATGGCCGATCGTTGCCGTTTAAACTCCGTTTAGCGCAAAAAACTGCTCCGACAAGGCTGGCCCCGACAAGCGCCGTGGAAATGAACGCGCCTTTGGTGACCAAACAAGAAGAGGTACGGAAAGGCAGGGGTTATACCGCGAAGATGGCCTATCCACAACTGAGCGGAATGAAAAATACGGTCGCACAATCTCGCGCAAACCTTACGCTAAAGGCCGTCATTAAACCGCTGGTGGATGAATTTGTCCGCGACTCCGAGCAAAATCCGCCAGATGAAAGGAGTGGCGTACAGGTATATGAAATGGAAATTTCCTACAGCGATATCTGGGTTACGCCACAACTCCTTTCGGTGCAATATGGGGTTTATGTGTACTCAGGCGGGGCACACGGCAACCATTTTTCTAAAACACTAACCATTAACCTTCAGACGGGCAATCCCGTTCACTTAGACGAACTGCTTAAGCCCGGATTTCTGAAACCCCTGTCGCATCTGGTGCGCGAGGAACTTCGGAAAGATGCGCGGTTGGCGGAAAATCCCAACGATGAGTGGTTTATAAATGGAACGGCACCCACTGCCGATAACTATCAGAATGTGGTTCTAAAAAGCAATGGCTTGCTCGTACAGTTCGATCCATATGAAATTGCCGCTTTTGCCCAAGGCGATTTTGAGGTATTGATTCCATATAGCGCCTTTCGCGACTGGATTAAAGTGGGCGGCCTTCTTGAAAAACAGCGGTAG
- the gmk gene encoding guanylate kinase — MKIVVLAAPSGSGKTTIAKALLAQFPLMRFSVSATTRERRSYEQDGRDYFYLNEADFRAKIAAGAFVEYEEVYPGLFYGTLRSEIERIATSGIALLDIDVEGAQNVKTLYGDHALTLFIKPPSLEALRERLVARGTETAESLERRLKKAAYEMSFADKCDVVILNDDLNMAVAEAMAHVHQFLARKAAKTS, encoded by the coding sequence ATGAAAATCGTTGTTCTTGCCGCACCCAGTGGCTCCGGCAAAACCACCATTGCCAAAGCACTTTTGGCGCAATTTCCGCTGATGCGCTTTTCGGTCTCGGCTACAACACGAGAAAGAAGGTCTTACGAGCAAGATGGGCGAGATTATTTTTATTTGAACGAGGCGGACTTTCGGGCCAAGATTGCGGCAGGGGCGTTTGTGGAATATGAAGAAGTGTACCCAGGGCTGTTTTATGGCACCTTACGTTCCGAGATAGAGCGTATAGCCACCTCTGGTATTGCCTTGCTGGATATAGATGTGGAAGGTGCGCAAAACGTAAAGACGCTGTATGGCGATCATGCCCTCACGTTGTTCATTAAACCACCGAGTCTGGAGGCATTGCGTGAACGTTTGGTGGCACGTGGAACCGAGACGGCGGAATCGTTGGAGCGCCGCCTGAAAAAAGCTGCCTACGAAATGTCCTTTGCCGATAAGTGTGATGTGGTGATCCTAAACGATGACCTGAATATGGCTGTAGCCGAAGCAATGGCCCATGTACACCAATTTCTGGCTCGTAAAGCCGCCAAAACCTCCTGA
- a CDS encoding DinB family protein: protein MTRSQLNPMPAYFDRYINMTDEVTVEQALQTSLDELQQAPLEAWQTVGKAVYAPGKWTIPDILQHLIDTERVFCYRALSFARGEKEVQSYDEDGYGKMAKATQRSLEDLLEEALAVRKATLLLFQSFDSEMRERIGEGFKGPYSVHSIGFILAGHQRWHFRTIEERYLPLV from the coding sequence ATGACCAGATCGCAACTGAATCCTATGCCCGCCTATTTTGATCGGTACATCAATATGACCGATGAGGTGACGGTGGAACAGGCCTTGCAGACCAGCCTCGATGAACTCCAACAAGCACCGTTAGAGGCGTGGCAAACAGTGGGGAAGGCTGTTTATGCACCTGGAAAATGGACGATTCCAGATATATTACAACATCTTATTGATACCGAGCGGGTGTTTTGTTACCGTGCCTTGTCGTTTGCACGCGGCGAAAAAGAGGTACAGTCATACGACGAAGACGGCTATGGCAAAATGGCCAAAGCCACCCAACGAAGCCTCGAAGACCTACTCGAAGAAGCCCTTGCTGTACGCAAAGCCACCCTTTTATTGTTCCAAAGTTTTGATAGTGAAATGCGGGAACGCATTGGAGAAGGATTCAAAGGCCCTTATTCGGTTCATTCCATCGGTTTTATTTTGGCGGGACACCAAAGATGGCACTTCAGAACCATTGAGGAGCGGTATCTTCCACTGGTTTAA
- a CDS encoding GNAT family N-acetyltransferase, which yields MNYIIRKSTLKDVDSVGQLFDLYRVFYEKESDIETAKRFITERMEQTDSEIYLAETSEGRAVGFTQLYPLFSSTRMKRLWLLNDLYVEKSFRGKGISKALIESAKQLAVRTNACGLLLETAITNTVGHQLYPSTGFEIQSDSNFYFWTNNRT from the coding sequence ATGAATTATATCATACGAAAATCAACCCTAAAAGACGTGGATTCTGTTGGCCAACTCTTTGATTTATATCGTGTTTTCTATGAAAAAGAAAGCGATATAGAGACCGCAAAACGTTTTATAACAGAACGTATGGAACAAACTGATTCTGAAATCTATCTTGCAGAAACTTCTGAAGGAAGAGCAGTGGGTTTTACACAATTATATCCACTTTTTTCTTCTACACGTATGAAACGTCTTTGGCTCTTAAATGATTTATATGTGGAAAAATCATTTCGGGGAAAAGGAATCTCAAAAGCACTCATTGAGTCCGCAAAACAACTCGCTGTTCGCACAAATGCCTGTGGGCTTTTATTGGAAACAGCCATCACAAACACGGTTGGCCATCAACTCTACCCTTCAACAGGGTTTGAAATACAAAGTGATTCTAATTTTTATTTTTGGACCAATAACCGCACCTAA
- a CDS encoding M1 family metallopeptidase yields MNQKIAYILFLFGILSFVVYAQDKPKHATTESIDLAHYKIHLALDWEKKRVLGKVEITLSFTTPSNSIQLAANQLLIHEIYAEDQQLSRFTLDKENNILQIDLNKTYQKGDSLKLNIRYETTQVNEPDPNNLGGSFGKGVRFFSPTTTNPIKRKQAWSQSEWQHHPYWLPGSLVLSDLATTELMVTVETPLTVIANGVLVGQTENSDQTRTFHYKTSHPHPLYLTSFVVGEYQRLVQHYQETPLYTYCYPDEKEAATATIVRLPEMMRFLMEKTGFQYPFSHYTQVVVQNYPFPSLTGQQAMSIISDNMIDDYGTHEDFQYLWDGVEFNALASQWFGNIIIPKNVRDIWLTKAFAQYFEGLFTAHIHKEAEYQLWYYPWEASNIWNEIKADNPSPIVPKEVEQEEAFTKSSAVKYRGAWILRMLQRELGDQVFFKAIQVFIKENAFKPVSTEDFVAVIQRVSPKDLKWFFDQWIYQAQYPIFKVTKEINIKRNEIKLIFKQIQKLNNQPLSTRFFRGILDIEIEGIKKSIWIKPQETTTIVYRFSQMPHYINIDPHQIWLKEVQYNQNTEALLTQLKYSPFTSSRNTAFFELVNIYKADPMNKTLQKRLLDAVHEVLQSKAYWRFRFNVLGQLQAVINAPFDPQTTRLLTDIIKKDRSWVKAAALSNLGNTQDSTFAPLYLSNLNDLSDRVVNAAAIALGKTKVSHSFLTLTHLKTRPSWKNQSLMHALNGLVALGDTKAESFALEALTDLHTPRWFLGNGWDFPLVAVQTLTTLGKTEKAYAMLSARLNQSLQEGSVDDIFYHVLLLTTLGNPKAKEIFAPLKARYHNNPNILSAIEQFEAQLK; encoded by the coding sequence ATGAACCAAAAAATAGCTTATATTTTGTTTCTTTTTGGGATACTTTCTTTTGTTGTTTATGCCCAAGACAAGCCTAAACATGCCACTACAGAATCCATTGATTTAGCCCACTATAAAATCCACTTAGCCCTTGATTGGGAGAAAAAACGCGTACTTGGAAAGGTAGAAATTACGTTATCATTTACTACACCGTCCAATTCCATTCAGTTAGCTGCTAATCAACTCCTGATCCATGAAATTTACGCAGAGGATCAGCAACTTTCTCGGTTCACCTTAGATAAAGAAAACAATATTCTACAAATTGATTTAAACAAAACATATCAAAAAGGAGACTCTTTAAAATTAAATATCCGATACGAAACCACACAAGTAAATGAGCCGGATCCGAATAATCTTGGCGGCAGTTTCGGAAAGGGAGTCCGATTTTTTTCGCCCACTACAACCAATCCCATCAAGCGAAAACAAGCTTGGTCTCAGAGCGAATGGCAGCACCACCCCTATTGGCTACCGGGGAGCCTTGTTCTTTCCGATTTGGCGACAACCGAATTGATGGTCACAGTGGAAACTCCTTTGACAGTTATTGCCAACGGCGTACTTGTGGGGCAAACCGAGAATTCCGATCAAACCCGTACGTTTCACTACAAGACAAGCCACCCACATCCGCTTTATTTAACCTCCTTTGTGGTGGGCGAGTACCAACGATTGGTACAACATTACCAAGAGACACCCTTATATACCTATTGTTATCCCGATGAAAAAGAAGCAGCCACTGCTACCATCGTTCGCTTGCCGGAAATGATGCGATTTCTAATGGAAAAAACTGGTTTTCAATATCCATTTTCGCATTATACACAAGTGGTGGTGCAAAATTACCCTTTTCCCAGCCTAACAGGGCAACAAGCCATGAGCATCATTTCGGACAATATGATTGATGACTACGGAACGCACGAAGATTTTCAATATTTATGGGATGGTGTGGAATTTAATGCTTTGGCGAGTCAATGGTTTGGGAATATAATTATACCCAAAAATGTTCGAGATATTTGGCTGACCAAGGCTTTTGCACAATATTTTGAAGGACTTTTTACGGCACATATCCACAAGGAGGCAGAATATCAATTGTGGTATTATCCTTGGGAGGCAAGCAATATTTGGAACGAGATTAAAGCCGATAACCCATCACCCATCGTCCCAAAGGAAGTGGAACAGGAAGAAGCCTTTACTAAAAGTAGTGCGGTAAAATACAGAGGTGCATGGATACTCCGAATGTTACAAAGAGAATTAGGAGACCAAGTTTTTTTTAAAGCAATTCAGGTTTTTATTAAAGAAAATGCTTTTAAACCAGTTTCAACCGAAGATTTTGTAGCAGTTATTCAACGTGTTAGTCCGAAAGACCTAAAATGGTTCTTTGACCAATGGATATATCAAGCCCAATATCCTATTTTCAAGGTTACAAAAGAAATAAATATAAAACGCAATGAAATAAAATTAATTTTTAAACAAATCCAAAAATTAAATAACCAACCTCTTAGTACGCGTTTTTTTAGAGGAATATTAGATATTGAAATAGAGGGAATAAAAAAATCAATCTGGATTAAACCACAAGAAACCACCACAATAGTCTATCGTTTTTCCCAAATGCCGCACTATATAAATATAGACCCTCATCAGATTTGGCTTAAAGAAGTTCAATATAACCAAAATACAGAAGCATTATTGACTCAGCTAAAATACAGCCCTTTTACGTCCTCCCGAAATACAGCCTTTTTTGAATTGGTAAATATTTATAAGGCCGATCCTATGAACAAAACCCTCCAGAAAAGGCTTTTGGATGCGGTGCATGAAGTCCTCCAAAGCAAAGCCTATTGGCGCTTCCGTTTTAATGTATTGGGGCAGCTCCAAGCGGTCATAAATGCACCTTTTGACCCTCAAACAACCCGCTTATTAACGGATATTATAAAGAAAGACCGTTCATGGGTGAAAGCGGCAGCCCTTTCCAATCTGGGCAATACGCAGGATTCAACCTTTGCACCGCTCTACCTTTCGAACCTTAATGACCTAAGCGACCGTGTGGTTAATGCAGCGGCTATTGCGTTGGGAAAAACCAAAGTCAGCCATTCTTTTTTAACGTTAACCCATTTAAAAACAAGACCTTCTTGGAAAAACCAGAGCCTGATGCACGCCCTAAATGGATTGGTTGCATTAGGAGATACTAAAGCAGAATCATTTGCTTTAGAGGCTTTGACAGACCTCCACACACCAAGGTGGTTTTTGGGAAATGGTTGGGATTTTCCATTGGTTGCCGTACAAACGTTGACCACACTTGGCAAGACAGAAAAGGCATACGCCATGCTTTCAGCTAGATTGAACCAATCACTTCAGGAAGGATCGGTAGATGATATTTTCTATCACGTCCTCCTCCTTACGACCTTGGGAAATCCCAAAGCAAAAGAAATTTTCGCTCCACTGAAAGCTCGATACCACAACAATCCCAATATCCTCTCGGCCATTGAACAATTTGAGGCTCAACTTAAATAA
- a CDS encoding DJ-1/PfpI family protein: protein MRRTKFIFIVLPEVHLLDLAGPDQVLSEAIDFGANFEIVYCGIEHEIQTSAGLGLHRLMHFSEVTYAAGDYIIIPGSRVKYIMSDAFRKQEALFHWIAGANQNGAHLVSICVGAFVMAAAGVLNQRACTTHFQLIQQLKKDFPQLKVIENVLYLSEGRIHTSAGIASGIDLMLYLLEGLTDSYFAHKVAKELVVYNRRKGGDHQISPYFNYRNHIHYGIHAVQDHIIEKIDQKHNLASLADVACMSERNLTRTFKQETGLTVNQFITQVRIQKLREFSRTPDLSRSQLAPKVGLNSEKQVERLLRQLD from the coding sequence ATGCGCCGAACGAAGTTCATTTTTATTGTTTTACCGGAAGTTCACCTACTGGATCTTGCGGGGCCAGACCAAGTCTTGAGCGAGGCCATAGATTTTGGCGCCAACTTCGAGATCGTGTACTGTGGCATCGAGCACGAAATCCAAACCTCTGCAGGCTTGGGCCTTCACCGACTAATGCACTTCTCCGAGGTGACCTATGCCGCAGGAGACTATATTATTATCCCAGGATCGCGGGTCAAATACATTATGTCTGATGCATTCCGGAAACAAGAGGCGCTATTTCATTGGATTGCAGGGGCCAACCAGAATGGGGCCCACTTGGTCAGTATTTGTGTGGGGGCTTTTGTCATGGCCGCAGCGGGTGTGCTAAACCAACGGGCTTGTACCACCCACTTTCAGTTAATCCAACAACTCAAAAAAGATTTTCCTCAGCTAAAAGTCATCGAAAATGTATTGTACCTTTCGGAAGGCCGCATCCATACCAGTGCTGGAATTGCCTCTGGAATAGATCTCATGTTGTATTTATTAGAAGGACTTACCGATAGTTATTTTGCCCATAAGGTCGCCAAAGAATTGGTGGTATATAACCGTAGAAAAGGAGGAGACCACCAGATAAGTCCTTATTTCAATTACCGGAACCACATACACTATGGCATCCATGCCGTACAAGACCACATTATCGAAAAGATAGACCAGAAGCACAACCTCGCTTCACTGGCAGACGTGGCTTGCATGAGTGAACGAAACCTAACACGTACCTTCAAACAAGAAACGGGGCTTACGGTCAATCAATTCATCACCCAAGTCCGTATCCAAAAACTACGAGAATTCTCCCGAACGCCCGACCTTTCCAGGTCTCAACTTGCGCCCAAAGTGGGTCTTAACAGCGAAAAGCAGGTAGAACGGCTCCTCCGCCAGCTTGATTGA
- a CDS encoding winged helix DNA-binding protein yields the protein MSLELSPLQHELVVEFGNIYENYGFQRIKGLIVGLLLGQPEPMSLDDIVDALGRSKGPISTAVRELSTMGILRKVTGPENRRDYYTTHPDLFFNNFMFNMQTVRRNRRIAEQFLNEVSPDAPGNGHLTRNLEHMRAFYTLMETFYRNFSEEWKSQKPLSNRHEEERF from the coding sequence ATGTCGCTTGAACTCTCACCCCTGCAACACGAATTGGTCGTAGAATTTGGCAATATCTATGAAAATTACGGTTTTCAACGGATTAAAGGACTCATTGTGGGCCTTCTACTGGGTCAGCCGGAACCCATGAGCCTCGATGATATCGTGGATGCGTTGGGCCGCTCTAAAGGTCCGATTTCCACGGCGGTTCGTGAGCTTTCTACGATGGGTATTTTGCGAAAGGTGACTGGTCCGGAGAATCGTCGGGATTATTATACCACCCACCCCGACTTATTCTTCAACAACTTTATGTTCAACATGCAAACGGTACGGCGCAATCGCCGCATTGCCGAGCAGTTTTTGAACGAGGTATCGCCGGATGCACCCGGAAACGGACATCTGACCCGAAATTTGGAACACATGCGTGCTTTTTACACGCTTATGGAGACTTTTTACCGCAACTTCTCGGAAGAATGGAAATCCCAAAAACCCCTTTCCAATCGTCACGAAGAGGAGCGTTTTTGA